From uncultured Desulfovibrio sp.:
TGGGCGAAGCACTCAGCATAAGATGCGCGTCATGCGCCGCCTTGGCGAGCAGTTCCGGCGTCACGCTCCAGCTTTCGCGCTCTTCGTCCGTCAGGCCGCTACGGCAGCCCGCAAAAACATAGTTGACGCCGCGCACGGCCTCTTCCACACTATCCACAATGGTAATGCGCGACCCGTAGCGCTCCGCAGCTTCTTTGAGCGGCGCGGGGTCCACGCGGGACGGCACGGCAATGCGCAGTGAAAAGGGAAACCATGCCGTTGCCGCCATCAATGAATGCAGCGTTCCGTTGACGCAGCCCAGCCAGCCGCAGGTCACGCCGTCAAGATAACGCGAATTGCGCAACATGCAGGCGATGTCGGCCAGCGCATGCGCCGGGTGCGCATCCGGGCTGCCCGCATTGATAAGCGGGAAGCGCAGACACGATGCCTCCATATCCCACCCGCCCACGGGCATGCCATACATGTACATGCAGTCAATGTAGTAGCTGAAAACGGGCAGAAGCTGTTCCTGATAATCATTCATTTCATTGCGCCAGCTGCCACGGCTGCCCTCGTACACCACAGCGCCGCCCATTTGCCGCACAGCGGCAGAAACGCAAAGCCTCTCGGGCAGGGAGTGTTGCGAAAACATCAGCAGGGCCACGCGCTGCGCCATAAAGTCTGTTTGCAGCTTCGGTTCCGGCATGCCCAATGCCTGCTGCACCAGCAGCCAGGACGCCTTTTCACCAAGACTCTTGATATTTAAAATATGTCTCGCCATAGATCCTCCGTGACGGTCGTCACATACAGCATCTTGAGCCCGCGATACTGTTCTATCAATGCGTGAAAATTCTGTCCAGCAAAGCACAAAAAGCGGCAGGCATCACAAACCCTTATGTGCATTTTGCGAAACAATCTTTTAACACACTGAAAAAAAAGAGAATAGTGGATCTTGTCGCATTAATACCCATTGAATACTTGTGATTTAATCCACTTTTCAGCTACAGTACGGGTGCCCGCTTGCAGGGCCCACAGGAGCATACATGAGAGCATTCATTTTTGATCTGGATGGAACACTGGTTGACAGCCTGGAAGACATTGGTCAGGCCTGCAACGATGTTCTGGCCAGTCACGGCTATCCAGTTCATCCCTTGCCAGCGTACAGATTCTATGTGGGCCGCGGCTTTCACAAACTTGTGAATGACGCCCTCCCCGAGGGTGAAGCAGCAAAGCTTTCTTCAGCCCAGCTGACAGCGTTGATTGCAGAGGCCCGTAGCCGCTACGGTGAAAATATGTGCATCCGCACCAAGCCCTATGCCGGCATCACCGAAGCGCTGCACACGCTTGCCGCAGATGGCCACGCCCTGGCCGTCCTTTCCAACAAGCCGGACGACCTCACGGTTGAGCTGGTGCGCCGCTACTTTCCTGACGTGCCGTTTACCCTTGTGCGCGGCGGCAGGGAGGGGGTGCCCCTCAAGCCGGAGCCGGACGCCCCGCTCGACATGCTGCGGCACATGGACTTTTTGCCCCAACGCAGCTTTTACGTGGGCGACAGCAACGTGGACATCTTCACCGCCCGCAACGCGGGTATGATCTCAATCGGCGTGGCCTGGGGATTTCGCGGCGCGGACGAGCTGCGCGCAGCCCAGGCCGACCATGTCATCGACACGCCCGCAGCGCTGACGCGCCTGGCAAAGGAGGCATAATATGAAACGTCCCATCATTGAGATTGACGAAGAAAAGTGCAACGGCTGCGGGCAATGCGTACTCGACTGCGCCGAAGGCGCGCTTGCCATCATTGACGGCAAGGCCAAACTTGTCAGCGACATCTACTGCGACGGCCTCGGCGCGTGTCTGAACTGCCCCGAGGGCGCCCTGCGCCTTGTGGAAAGGGACGCGCCCGAATTTGATGAAGAAGCGGCCCTGGCCGCCAAGGCAAAAAGGGATGGAACCGCCCAGCCCCACCGCCCCCACGGCGGCGGCTGCCCCGGCAGCATGGCGCGCACGTTCACCCCGCTGACTGGCGGCCCTGCAACCACGGCCCCCGCCGGATCGCAAGACCTGCGGGCGCAGGTGCCCACCTGGCCCATCCAGTTGCGGCTGGTTCCGCCCACAGCGCCCTATCTGCGCGGGGCCAATATCTTGCTGGCCGCCCATTGCGCAGGCTTTGCCCTGCCCAATCTGCATACGGACTGGATGCGCGGGCGCGTACCCATCATTGCCTGCCCCAAGCTTGAAGACAACGAAGTGCTGGTGGAAAGGCTCACAGCCATCATCAAACAGGGCGGCATTGCGGGCATTACCGTACTGCGCATGAGCGTGCCCTGCTGCGGCGGGCTGGACAGGCTGGCGCACCGCGCCATTGAGGCAGCAGGTAGCACCTTGACGCTGGAGACGCATATTGTACAATTGTAAGTATGCTATAAGAAGTATACATGGGCAAGAAATGCCCATGTAGGAAATACCTAAAGTCCGCCTTGACAAAACATAGTGTAATGCTATGTTTTAGGGGCGGGCTTTTATTAATTGAAATCGCCCAAAAACTGTAACCCGCAGACGGGCCGTAAGGGGCAGTGAACGCACTGCCAAGTAAGACTGCTTTGCTGTAAAGGATCATCGACATGCCCATCAAGATTCCTGCTGATCTTCCCGCCTGTGCAGCGCTTGAGAGCGAAAACATCTTTGTGATGACGGAAGATCGCGCTGTTCAGCAGGACATTCGTCCGCTGGAAATCGCCATCGTCAACCTCATGCCCACCAAGATCGCCACAGAAACCCAGTTGCTGCGGCTTTTGAGTAATTCGCCCCTCCAGGTCAACATCACCCTGCTGCGCACAGAAGCTCACGAATCCAAAAATACTCCCACTCAGCATCTTGAGCGTTTTTACAAGACATTTTCAGAAATTCGCCACGGCAGCTTTGACGGCATGATCGTGACCGGCGCTCCGGTGGAACACCTCCCTTTTGAAGATGTGGACTACTGGCACGAGCTGCTGGACATCATGACCTTTGCGCAAAGCCGCGTGTACTCCACCTTGTACATCTGCTGGGCGGCGCAGGCGGCCCTGTACCATTTTTACGGTATCCCCAAGTACGCCTTGCCTGCCAAAGTTTCCGGCGTGTTCCAGCACGACATTTTGCAGCCGGCCTGCCGCCT
This genomic window contains:
- a CDS encoding ornithine carbamoyltransferase, coding for MARHILNIKSLGEKASWLLVQQALGMPEPKLQTDFMAQRVALLMFSQHSLPERLCVSAAVRQMGGAVVYEGSRGSWRNEMNDYQEQLLPVFSYYIDCMYMYGMPVGGWDMEASCLRFPLINAGSPDAHPAHALADIACMLRNSRYLDGVTCGWLGCVNGTLHSLMAATAWFPFSLRIAVPSRVDPAPLKEAAERYGSRITIVDSVEEAVRGVNYVFAGCRSGLTDEERESWSVTPELLAKAAHDAHLMLSASPIAAIRVDDSILASKASLLVQQAEYRLRVHKRMLHWVFLDNESGI
- the metA gene encoding homoserine O-succinyltransferase, with product MPIKIPADLPACAALESENIFVMTEDRAVQQDIRPLEIAIVNLMPTKIATETQLLRLLSNSPLQVNITLLRTEAHESKNTPTQHLERFYKTFSEIRHGSFDGMIVTGAPVEHLPFEDVDYWHELLDIMTFAQSRVYSTLYICWAAQAALYHFYGIPKYALPAKVSGVFQHDILQPACRLFSGFDDTFVAPHSRHTEVRAKDVSKQSELRILAESPEAGLALVESRDHSQVFMTGHLEYDRGTLDAEFRRDQERGMSPIPPSNYYPGNDPSRLPNMNWRAHAHLFYCNWLNYYVYQETPFSLTAIARDRQGK
- a CDS encoding ATP-binding protein; its protein translation is MKRPIIEIDEEKCNGCGQCVLDCAEGALAIIDGKAKLVSDIYCDGLGACLNCPEGALRLVERDAPEFDEEAALAAKAKRDGTAQPHRPHGGGCPGSMARTFTPLTGGPATTAPAGSQDLRAQVPTWPIQLRLVPPTAPYLRGANILLAAHCAGFALPNLHTDWMRGRVPIIACPKLEDNEVLVERLTAIIKQGGIAGITVLRMSVPCCGGLDRLAHRAIEAAGSTLTLETHIVQL
- a CDS encoding HAD family hydrolase, whose amino-acid sequence is MRAFIFDLDGTLVDSLEDIGQACNDVLASHGYPVHPLPAYRFYVGRGFHKLVNDALPEGEAAKLSSAQLTALIAEARSRYGENMCIRTKPYAGITEALHTLAADGHALAVLSNKPDDLTVELVRRYFPDVPFTLVRGGREGVPLKPEPDAPLDMLRHMDFLPQRSFYVGDSNVDIFTARNAGMISIGVAWGFRGADELRAAQADHVIDTPAALTRLAKEA